In uncultured Bacteroides sp., the following proteins share a genomic window:
- a CDS encoding HAD family hydrolase → MNKDYRFLLLDLDGTITDPMVGITRSVEYALSHFNIKVNHLEELCPFIGPPLKDSFKEFYHFTEEQADIALKKYREYFAVKGMFENNVYEGIEEFLQSQIDQGRKLMIATSKPEPFAKKILEYFKLDHYFSFVGGATLDGSRSTKTDVIRYVLESNQIKDLSRVIMIGDRKHDIEGAKNNGIDSIGVLYGYGDKAELESAGADYIVGYIKELTRLLS, encoded by the coding sequence ATGAATAAAGACTACCGGTTTCTACTGCTTGATTTAGACGGAACAATTACCGATCCGATGGTTGGAATCACTCGTTCTGTGGAATATGCCTTATCACATTTTAATATAAAAGTAAATCACTTAGAAGAACTTTGCCCGTTTATTGGCCCTCCGCTTAAAGATTCATTTAAAGAGTTTTATCACTTCACCGAAGAACAGGCAGATATTGCTTTGAAAAAATACAGAGAATACTTTGCTGTTAAAGGAATGTTTGAGAACAATGTATATGAAGGAATCGAGGAATTTCTTCAATCTCAAATAGACCAGGGAAGAAAACTAATGATTGCCACTTCAAAACCGGAACCTTTCGCGAAAAAGATTTTAGAGTACTTCAAGCTTGACCATTACTTTTCATTTGTTGGAGGCGCTACGTTAGACGGTAGCCGTTCAACTAAAACAGATGTAATCAGATACGTACTGGAATCAAACCAAATCAAAGATCTCTCTCGTGTAATAATGATAGGTGACCGTAAGCACGATATTGAAGGTGCTAAGAATAATGGCATTGATTCTATCGGTGTTCTCTATGGTTATGGCGATAAAGCTGAGCTGGAAAGTGCAGG
- a CDS encoding acyltransferase family protein, with translation MRDNTISICKGIGIILMVVGHAGSPSFIGRFIYCFHMPLFFIASGYFFSTKYLDDKFSFVKKRVKGLYIPFVKWGLIFLLLHNLLFNANILNASFGGSYLYSFNQILDKGFHIITTMGSYEPAILGTFWFLRSLFVASIVFCLLFYLINKLLHLKHVNTAIIICLMAFVAGFVMSLKSISLPYIPQGGIREIYGLFYIGVGYLFRNSRINGKLKYDNLILMFSFIIICLLSYFNPTSLSTYPKLKLYLGTFIPAIAGWIMTYKFSSWFDNVISENIIFVYLKKSLLYLGEHTMPIIVFHFLSFKIVSLIKVTYYGYSPLMVGCHPIISYNNGTFWVYYSIIGLIVPLLLDYLFSKTKYLRFLSFK, from the coding sequence ATGAGAGACAATACAATTTCTATTTGTAAAGGCATTGGTATAATCTTGATGGTTGTTGGTCATGCTGGTAGCCCTTCCTTTATTGGTAGGTTTATTTATTGCTTTCATATGCCGTTGTTCTTTATAGCGTCAGGCTATTTCTTCTCTACAAAGTACCTGGACGATAAATTCTCATTTGTCAAAAAGAGAGTCAAAGGTTTATATATACCATTCGTAAAATGGGGATTAATTTTTCTTCTTTTGCACAATTTGCTGTTTAATGCAAACATCCTGAATGCAAGCTTTGGCGGATCTTATCTGTATAGCTTTAATCAGATTTTAGATAAAGGGTTTCATATTATCACTACTATGGGAAGTTATGAGCCTGCCATTTTGGGTACATTCTGGTTTCTGCGTTCTTTATTTGTTGCCAGTATAGTCTTTTGCTTATTATTCTATCTTATTAATAAACTGCTTCATCTGAAGCATGTTAATACGGCAATAATAATATGTCTGATGGCATTTGTAGCCGGATTTGTAATGTCTTTAAAAAGTATCAGTCTGCCATACATTCCCCAGGGAGGGATAAGAGAGATTTATGGTCTGTTTTATATAGGCGTTGGTTACCTGTTCCGCAATTCCAGAATCAATGGTAAACTGAAATATGATAATCTTATATTGATGTTTTCTTTCATTATAATTTGTCTGCTCTCTTATTTTAATCCAACTTCTCTTAGTACGTATCCTAAATTAAAGCTATACCTGGGAACATTTATACCTGCCATTGCAGGATGGATAATGACATATAAATTCTCATCCTGGTTTGATAATGTGATTAGTGAGAATATTATTTTTGTATATCTGAAGAAAAGTCTTTTGTATTTAGGAGAACATACAATGCCTATTATTGTATTCCATTTTCTCAGTTTTAAAATTGTAAGTTTAATAAAAGTAACATATTATGGCTATAGCCCTTTGATGGTAGGATGTCATCCTATAATATCGTATAATAATGGCACATTCTGGGTGTATTACTCAATTATCGGGTTGATTGTTCCGCTTTTATTGGACTACCTTTTCTCTAAAACTAAGTATCTACGATTCTTGTCTTTTAAATAA